From Lacerta agilis isolate rLacAgi1 chromosome Z, rLacAgi1.pri, whole genome shotgun sequence, the proteins below share one genomic window:
- the LOC117040336 gene encoding DNA-directed RNA polymerases I and III subunit RPAC2-like isoform X2 — protein MGDEEDGKKPRVLQMVRADGTDKNCFTFVLHNEDHTLGNSLRYMIMKNPEVEFCGYSITHPSERKINLRIQTKGLPAVDMFQKGLEDLMGVCQHVLSKFEASVEEYNAQKDVNMEEA, from the exons ATGGGGGACGAGGAGGACGGGAAGAAGCCGCGAGTGCTGCAGATG GTACGGGCAGATGGGACAGATAAGAACTGTTTTACGTTTGTGCTCCACAATGAGGACCACACCCTTGGCAACTCCCTTCGATACATGATCATGAAAAA CCCTGAAGTGGAGTTCTGTGGATATAGCATCACCCATccttctgaaagaaaaataaacctcCGCATCCAGACCAAAG GCCTACCGGCTGTCGATATGTTCCAGAAGGGGCTGGAGGATCTCATGGGTGTCTGCCAGCATGTACTCAGCAAATTTGAG GCAAGCGTGGAAGAGTACAATGCCCAGAAGGATGTGAATATGGAGGAAGCATAG
- the LOC117040336 gene encoding DNA-directed RNA polymerases I and III subunit RPAC2-like isoform X1 encodes MGDEEDGKKPRVLQMVRADGTDKNCFTFVLHNEDHTLGNSLRYMIMKNPEVEFCGYSITHPSERKINLRIQTKGGLPAVDMFQKGLEDLMGVCQHVLSKFEASVEEYNAQKDVNMEEA; translated from the exons ATGGGGGACGAGGAGGACGGGAAGAAGCCGCGAGTGCTGCAGATG GTACGGGCAGATGGGACAGATAAGAACTGTTTTACGTTTGTGCTCCACAATGAGGACCACACCCTTGGCAACTCCCTTCGATACATGATCATGAAAAA CCCTGAAGTGGAGTTCTGTGGATATAGCATCACCCATccttctgaaagaaaaataaacctcCGCATCCAGACCAAAG GAGGCCTACCGGCTGTCGATATGTTCCAGAAGGGGCTGGAGGATCTCATGGGTGTCTGCCAGCATGTACTCAGCAAATTTGAG GCAAGCGTGGAAGAGTACAATGCCCAGAAGGATGTGAATATGGAGGAAGCATAG